The stretch of DNA GGTCATGTAACGCTCGTAGTAGACCGGCTCGACGTCGCGCACGGCGGCCATGTACTGGTCGACGGTACAGGTGGTCTTCAGGATCCGATTCGGGATCGGGTAGTCGTCACTGGCGTCAGCCGAGGCGACCGCGGGAACTATCGTCGCCGCCACGCTCACCACAGCCGCCGCGACACTCGCTTTGATCCACATCATCTGGCTCCTTACTGGTGGGCGGCTGCGTCGAGTACCGGCAGTTTATCGGGGCAGTAATACCGAAGCGAAGCCCCGAGGAACTGCCACGCCTGCTCGGTGGTGCTGCCCTTCGGCAGCTGAAGGAAGACGAACTTCGCGGACTTGTCGGCATCCTGGTCCAGCCCGTTGTACAGCCGCTTACACGTGATCTTGCCGATCCACGCGTTGTAGTCCTTCTGGCCGTAAATGCCATACGTGTGGAGCTCGTTAGAGAAATCCGTATCCGGATCGGCGTACGCCGGCGCGGCAAAAACCAACGCAGGTGCTATCGCTGCCACGGCAACCGAAGCGAGTCTAAATCCCTTCATCACACACCTATCTAATTGGGCCCGTTGGGTTTTCATCAGCAGTACCGCCACTGCCGACGCTGATCGGGGTGTCGGCCGAGTGTCGCGCCGGTTTCGGCCACGGCACCGGCTTTGGCCGGGTGCGTACGTTCTGCGGCCACCAGAACCAGCGGCCCATCATCGCCGCGATCGACGGCGTCATGAACGAGCGGATCACAAGCGTGTCGAACAGCAAGCCCAGGCCGATCGTCGTGCCCACCTGACCGACCACGACCAGATCGCTGACCACCATCGACATCATGGTGAATGCGAACACCAGTCCGGCAGACGTGACCACCGCACCGGTACCCGCCATCGATCTGATGATGCCAGTCTTGATGCCGGCGTGTATCTCTTCCTTGAATCTGGACACCAACAATAGGTTGTAGTCCGACCCGACCGCCAGCAGGATGATCACCGACATCGCCAGGATCATCCAGTGCAGCGGCATGCCGAGGATGTGCTCCCAGATCAGCACGGATAGACCGAACGAAGTGCCCAAGGACAACAGCACGGTGCCGACGATGACCGCCGAGGCGATCACCGCTCGGGTGAGCAACAGCATGATGATGAAAATCAAACAGAGCGAGGATATGCCGGCGATCAGAAGGTCCCAGTTCGAACCCTCCTGCATGTCCTTATAGGTGGACGCGGTGCCCGCCAGATAAATCTTCGAGCCCTCCAATGGCGTGCCCTTGATGGCCTCGAACGCCGCATTCTTGATCTGCGGAATCAGCTTGATGCCCTCAGGGGTCGCAGGGTCACCTTCGTGAGAGATGATGAACCGCACGGCTTTTCCATCCGGCGAGACGAACATCTTCATGCCCCGCTTGAAATCCGCGTTGTCGAAGACCTCGGGTGGCAGATAGAACGAATCGTCGTTCTTCGATGCATCGAACGCCTGGCCCATGGCCCCTTGGTTCTCTTGCATCGCCTTCATCTGGTCCTGCTGACTCTTCTGGCTCTGGTACATCGTCAACGAGATGTTCTTCATGCTCTGCATCGTCTCGATCATCGACGGCATCAGAGCGA from Mycobacterium sp. JS623 encodes:
- a CDS encoding DUF732 domain-containing protein, with protein sequence MKGFRLASVAVAAIAPALVFAAPAYADPDTDFSNELHTYGIYGQKDYNAWIGKITCKRLYNGLDQDADKSAKFVFLQLPKGSTTEQAWQFLGASLRYYCPDKLPVLDAAAHQ